The Eublepharis macularius isolate TG4126 chromosome 8, MPM_Emac_v1.0, whole genome shotgun sequence genome contains a region encoding:
- the LOC129335091 gene encoding 40S ribosomal protein S25-like, which produces MPPKDDKKKEDVGKLVKKDKDPINKSGGKAKKKWSKGKVRDKFNNLVLFNEAMYNKLCKEVPNYKLITPAVISERLKICSSLARVGLQEVLSKGLIKLVSKHRAQVIYTYNTKGCDAPVAGEDAETLSVH; this is translated from the coding sequence ATGCCACCCAAAGATGACAAGAAGAAGGAGGACGTGGGCAAGTTGGTCAAGAAGGACAAGGACCCCATCAACAAGTCTGGTGGCAAAGCCAAGAAGAAGTGGTCAAAGGGGAAGGTGAGGGACAAGTTCAACAACCTCGTGCTCTTCAATGAAGCCATGTACAACAAGCTATGCAAGGAGGTGCCCAACTACAAGCTCATCACGCCGGCTGTCATCTCTGAGAGGCTCAAGATCTGCAGCTCCCTGGCCCGAGTGGGGCTCCAGGAGGTGCTCAGCAAAGGTCTAATCAAGCTGGTGTCCAAGCACAGAGCCCAAGTGATCTATACTTACAACACCAAGGGATGTGATGCACCAGTTGCTGGGGAGGATGCTGAAACCCTGTCTGTTCATtaa